AATTCACTTTGAAGTTGGTCACTTCCTTTCTAGTTGCTTGGTAAACTGCTACGTGGGTAAGGGGCGTAAAGGGTTGTTCACGAATAAAAATCTGCAATGCTTCTTTATAAAAAATCTCGCGTTCAGTGGGGTTTATTGTCTCGCGCGCCTTTTGGATATATCCATCAAACGATGGGTTGCACCATTGCGCATAATTGTTGTTATTTCTTTCCCCACAGGTCAATAATACCCCCAACCAATCGTCTAGATCAGGAGAGCCGGTCCAGCTCGTTAGCGCGACATCATGTTCACCGGCGCGCGCGCGCCTAAGGTATTCGCCCCATTCATACAACCTAATGCTCGCTTCTACACCCATCTTACGCCAATCGGCCTGAATCATTTCAGCCGCGACTTCTGTTGATTTATGCAACGGGTTTACCCACAACGAAAGCTTTAAGCCATTTGGATAGCCTGCCTGCGCCAATAATTTTTTGGCTTCTTGCAAATTATATGACCGATTCGCATGGGGTCCATCTTGCCTCCAAAATACCGACGGGATGGGTATTTCCGCTACTTTCCCAGTCCCACGGAAGGCGATCTGGTTAATCGACTCTTTATTAATTGCCATATCCAGTGCCTGGCGCACGCGAATATCGTCAAACGGCTTATGCGACATATTGTAAGCCAAATAATGAAGAATCAGAGCGGGTCGGCTGAATAACTTGAGATTCGGCTCGCTCTTGATTGCATCCAGGTCATCTAGATTCGGATGATTAATCACATGGCATTCTTTCTTCTTAAGTTTTTGCAACCTTAATGCAGGATCAGGCGTAATTAAAAAAACCAACTTTGATACTTGTACGTCTTCTGGCTTCCAATAGTTGGGATTGCCATCAAAACGGATTGATACGTCTTTGGTATAGTCATTAAAAATAAAAGGGCCCGTGCCAACTGGCCGCTGGTTAATATCAGCCGCCTTGCCCATTTTTAACAATTTTTCCCCATATTCAGCGGACAAGATTGAAGCAAAGCCCAATCCCAAATTCATCAAAAACGGGGCATTAACCGATTTTAAAGTGAAGCGCACCGTGTAGTCATCAAGTTTTTTAATTTCTACAATTTCTTTGTCCAGGCCCAGATTAGTAAAATAGGGAAACGGAACGGGATAAGCCTTGCGAAATGGATGTTGTGGATCATGCATCCGCCCAAAAGTAAAGAGTACATCGTCTGCATTAAAATCCCGCGTAGGCTTGAAGAACGATGTTGTATGAAACTTTACGGCACGCCTTAAATAAAAGGTATAACGCAACCCATCCGGCGAAATCTCCCAATGTGTAGCAAGGCCAGGTCCAATTTTCATGACATCGCGGTCAAATTCGACCAGCCGATTATGGACTGTGAAAGCACCCGCTGTATATTCAACAGACGCGCCCGCTTGGGAAGGATCAAAGCTTCTTGGACTGGCTTCAGAACAATAAAGAAGGGTTTTATTTGGGAGTGCCGCATATGCCGGACGGGGCAAAATAAAGACAAACAGCAGGGTCAGCAACAGCGCCATCAATGCAAATATCGATACCGTGCTATGTAGAGTGCGCATCCAGTTATTCTTTTCCATGAGTTCCCCTTGCGTGCTGCAAAAAACTAAATTAATCTAAACGAACTCTCGTTCTAGCCTCTTGCCAGACAGAAAAAACTACAAAAACTGACCATGCTTCTATATCTACAGATACTCGCGCACTTCCCCATAGGACCGGTATCGAACAATTGATTTTTATCAAAACCTTTTTATTACTTTATACAAAAAAAAGTAAACATCAAGTAACAAACCTATATTTCATCTTGAGCGCCGTCAGGCAGAATTCAAATGGTCAAAGAATCAAGCTAACTCACGCGCACACTTGAGAAACGCTCCCCCCTCACCCAACAAATATTTGCTTTCACCTCAATCCTTTTCTAGTCGGCCTGATATTATTACAGCTATTTTTTATATAGGGATCCCGTCAGATCCCTTAATTGAAAAGCGATAATTTAGTTTCAGCTTGCTTTAAAAGCTGATTTATCGCGGCAGAAAGCGGCCGCCCCTGCCTCACAAATAAATGAATCTCTGGAGCAGTTAGAATCGGGTGATCAATTTCCAATGCAATCACTTCGCCGCTAAGAATCTTTGGATTAGTCATCGCAGGAGCCAGAAATGCTAGACCGCCACCTCTGATAAATTCTTGCAACACAAGCACTGAGTTCGTCGTCAATATCGGCGCTAATCGAATTTTTTCTGTCGCCTCTAAAAGTTGAATTGTCTGTGCTACGCCAGAAGTAGCGGACATCAGACCTAAAGGATAGTCCATCACATCCGCAATAACGATTTTACGTTGTTGATTAATCAGCGGATGGCCTTTTCTGACAAGCAAACGGATAGGACGCTTGGCTCTCAAATAACAATGAATATCAGGATTTTCCGGTGGATTATAGGCCAGCCCTATGTGCATCTCATCTTGAATAACTTGCGCCATAATCTCAGTGGTTAACAAAACTTCAACATGAATATTGAGGCGCGGGTACTGCTGGCTAAAATCATTGAGCACATCGTCCATTAATGGCGGAACATACGCTTCATTAACTCCAATCCGAATACTCCCGCGCTGCATGCCACGCATTTCTTGCAAGCAAGATTCCATATACTCTTGACTCGCATTACACTGCCGATAATATTGCAATACAACGTCGGCGGCTTCGGTAGGGACGACGCCGCGCGCACGCCTCTCAAAAAGAGTCACCGCCAACTCTTCTTCAAGCAAACGAAGCTGTCGGGTAATCACTGAAGCAGCAACATTTAAGTGCTCTGCCGCACCACGAATCGTTCCACGCGCAAGCACTTCATGGAAATAACGAATACGTCGCTGATTAATCTCTTTAAGCATTTTCTTGCGCGGAGAGCCCGGGCTTTTACACCAAGGAGGGATAGCGCATCACAGATAACGTGACCTGTTCCCCGCATTGCCTTTCTCAAAACTATCCTGCATTAAACATGTGCGCCCACTGTCAATTTGACCCATATACTAAAAACTTATAGCACTAAGCAGTTCATGCTCAATTCTTTTAATTATTCAAAAGGCAAACGCTTTACCACTATACTGCTTCTGCTCTAAATCTGATTGATATTAACACTGAGGTAAGCTGCGCAGGGGAGACTTCTTATTTTTATGTTGTTTTATTCACAAACCGGTTATGCGCTTAATAGAGGAAGAAACCATCGTGCTCGTAAAGCACTAGGGAAATTTAATTATTCAAAAATTCGAATGATACTATTTATTTTTTTAATAATTAAAAACTATACATAAAGTCAATGCCAAAGGAAAATACACCGTGAAACTCTGTTGCCTTTTCCCTTGGCCGGTCACCCCCAAATCTGGGCGTTTAAATAAGAGCTTATACGCTCGCCTCAAGCTTCTTCATACCCCCTAGATAAGGTTGCAACACGTTTGGCACGCTGATTGTGCCATCCGCATTTTGGAAATTTTCAAGCAGCGCAACTAAAGTACGCCCCACTGCTAAGCCCGAGCCATTTAGCGTATGGATAAGTTCAGGTTTACCCTGCCCCCGCCGAAAACGCGCTTGCATCCGGCGTGCTTGAAACGCTTCCATATTTGAACAGGACGAAATCTCGCGGTAAGTGTTTTGTGATGGCAGCCAGACTTCGAGATCGTAGGTTTTTGCACTGCCAAAACCCATATCGCCGGTACACAGTAAAACTTTCCGATAGGGCAATTCAAGTTTGTGCAAAACCGCTTCAGCGTGGCTCACAAGCTCTTCGAGCGCTTGATCAGATTGCTCAGGCGGCACAATTTGCACCAGCTCCACTTTTTCAAATTGATGTTGGCGAATCATGCCGCGCGTATCACGGCCATAACTACCTGCTTCCGATCTAAAACATGGCGTATGGGCAACCCATTTGAGCGGTAATTGATCCGCTGTAACAATGGTTTCTCGCATCAAGTTAGTGAGCGGAACTTCAGCGGTTGGAATGAGGTAAAAATCTTCAGACGCATTACTTTCGCCACTGGCTTTATGCGGCACTTTAAATAAATCTTCTTCAAATTTAGGTAACTGACCGGTGCCGCGCATAGAAGTGGCGTTGACAAGGTAAGGAACCTGAATTTCTGTATAACCATGCTGATTGATATGCAAATCCAACATAAATTGGGCCAAAGCACGCTGTAACCGTGCGAGCGGGCCGCGTAGCACCGCGAAACGCGTGCCACTGAGCTTGACTGCGCTATCAAAATCTAGCCCCAACGGCAGCCCAAGATCTACATGGTCTTTAATTTCAAACTCAAATCGACACGGCGCACCCCAGCGACTTATTTCAGTATTTTGCGTTTCGTCGCGGCCCAGAGGCACACTCTCATGCGGCAAATTAGGGGTATCCAGCATAAATTCCGTTAACCGTGCTTGCAGCTCGTGAAGCCGTAACGCCGAATCTTTGAGAATATGGTTAATCTCGTCCGCTTCAACGATAAGCGCAGAACACTCTTGCGCGCGGCTTTTTGCAATGCCAATTTGCTTGGCAAGGCTATTACGGCGCGCTTGCAGCTCTTCAGTGCGCACTTGCAGCTCGCGGCGCTCAGCCTCCAGTTTCATAAAGGTTGCACAATCTAACGTGTAACCGCGGCTTTTAAGACGGTGCGCGATAACATCAAGGTCTTTACGCAATAGCTGGATATCAAGCATGGACAATAAGATAGGATGAACAGGATAAACTATGATTCTAACGTAGGTTTTAAGGTGGCGCTGCGCTTATGTTTTATTGAAAAGCATTGGCGAACCAGAACGAACACAGTAAAAAGGGGGCGTTATACCCCTTTTCATTTCTTTCCTGCCTCTTCGTCCCACTTCCTCAACAGAGCCAGCTTCTCGCCAATCTTAATTTCCAAGCCTCTTGGGGTTGGTTGATACCAGCCCGGCTCTGTCATGCCGTCAGGCAAATAGGCCTCACCGGCAGCATAGGCATTGGGTTCATCATGAGCATATCGGTATTCATGCCCATAGCCCAGTTCCTTCATTAATTTGGTAGGAGCATTGCGCAGGTGAACCGGCACTTCGCGGCTCTTGTCCTGCTTCACGAAGGCTCTAGCCTGGTTGTAGGCGTTGTAGCCAGCATTGCTTTTGGCGGCAACAGCCAAGTAGATCACTGCTTGGCCTAGTGCCAGCTCGCCTTCGGGGCTTCCCAACCGTTCATAGGTGAGAGCCGCATCGTTGGCAATCTGCATCGCCTTTGGGTCAGCAAGCCCGATGTCTTCCCAGGCCATGCGTACGATCCGTCTTGCCAGATACCGCGGATCAGCCCCACCGTCCAGCATTCTCGTTAACCAATAGAGAGCAGCATCAGGATGCGAACCACGCACCGACTTGTGCAAGGCCGAGATCTGGTCATAGAAATTGTCCCCACCCTTGTCGAAACGCCGACTGTTTAAGGTCAAGGCGTTCTGAATGAAATCGGCGTCAATTTTCTTAACATCAGCAACGCCCGCAGCCGTTTGACACTGTTCCAGCAGGTTCAAGAGTCTTCTAGCATCACCGTCTGCATAACCAATGATGGTGCCCCTTGCCAATTCATCAAACTCAAGATGATCCAGTACTTTTTCTTGCGCTCTCTTCAAGAGTTGTTTTAACTCTTCTTCTGTCAACGACTTCAGCACGTAGACCTGTGCACGTGACAGCAAGGCCGAGTTCACTTCAAAAGAAGGGTTCTCAGTCGTGGCGCCAATAAACGTCACCAAGCCACTTTCCGCATAAGGAAGAAGAGCGTCTTGTTGGGACTTATTGAACCTGTGAATCTCGTCTACGAACAAGATGGTGTGCTTGCCCATCGCCAAGTTCTGTTCTGCCTGCTCCATAGAGGCCCTGATATCTTTCACGCCCGAAAACACTGCGGATAGGGCTATGAACTCGCACTTGAAGGCCGTGGCCGTGAGCCTTGCTAAGGTGGTCTTACCAACACCCGGCGGCCCCCAGAGGATCATAGAGTGCGGCTTGCCCGACTGGAAAGCCAGTCTTAGGGGCTTGCCTTCACCTAGTAGATGAGACTGCCCAATCACCTCGTCCAAGGCCTTAGGGCGAAGGGCTTCAGCGAGTGGTGCAGCAGGCTTCTGTGCGAACAGATCAGACACGGCTTGCCCTTACAGAACATAAGGCACGAAGATGAGGCGCGATACAGTTTATCCCTGAACCACGTCTACGTCTTGCGGCACCGTGAATTTAAAGCGATCAGGAGGTATGCTCGGGTTTTTCTTCATATCTGTGAAAACCAATAAAGTGACGTTTCCAAACAGATCAAATAATTTCATGGCCTCTAAATTTCCTTTTCGAAAGCCTATGAGAATGCGTTGAAATTGCGTGTCAGCAGCTCTGGGTTTTAGCTCAAGCCAATTTAATCCTGCTTCTTTACCAATATCGCGCAACTTAAAATTTTTATTAAGATCATTGCTGCCAAACAAAATCGCTGCCGGGCTGACCCCTAGCACACCGTCAAGCTTACGCTTGATAACTTGCTTGAGCTCTTTATCGTACACATAAAAATATGTACCGTCAGACTGCAAAATTTGGCGAGAAGGCTCTTCATAAGTCCAAATAAATTTACCGGGCCGCTCAAATAAGAAGAAGCCGCTTGATTTGCAGCATGCTTCTCGCGGCCAGGTACCCGGATCATTCACATCTTTCATGCGCTTTGGATCAGTTTTAATCTGCTGCTGCACAAAATGGCCTTTCGCCGTTTGTACTTGGACAATAAAATTATTGAGCTGCTCAGTAGCGGCAGGAGACTCACTAGCATAGACAGGCGACAAAACATTGATCGCTATGAATACCGCCGTTAGTCTTTTAAGTCCAAGTTTAATCTTTAATAAAGTTGCTGTTTTAAGCTTCATTGCTTGCCCCGTCTAATTTGAATCACGATTTGGCACCAAAATTTCACGGTTGCCATTTGCCGACATGGTCGATATTAACCCTGCCTGCTCCATTTGTTCAAGTAAACGAGCGGCGCGATTATAGCCAATGCGCAAATGACGCTGCACCAGCGAAATGGATGCGCGCCGATGTTTGATGACAATTTCAACGGCTTGATCATAGAGTGGATCTGCTTCAGCGCTTTGCCCCCCCCCATTGAGACTGCCCGTTTCTTCATCCATCTCGTTATTCACGCCGCCCTCCAGAATACCCTCAATATAATTGGGCTCTCCCTGCCCTTTGAGTTTTTCGACCACGCGGTGTACTTCGTCATCCGCCACAAAAGCACCATGTACCCGCACTGGCAAACCCGTGCCAGGCGGCAGATACAGCATATCGCCCATGCCCAATAGCGATTCAGCGCCTTGTTGATCCAAGATCGTGCGTGAGTCGATTTTTGATGAAACTTGAAAAGCCATACGCGTCGGCACATTGGCTTTAATTAAGCCCGTGATAACATCGACGGACGGCCGTTGCGTCGCAAGAATCAAGTGAATGCCCGCAGCTCTGGCTTTTTGGGCGATGCGCGCAATCAATTCTTCGACTTTTTTGCCAACTACCATCATGAGATCTGCCAACTCATCAATCACCACCACAATATGCGGCAGCCGCTCAAGCGGCTCAGGCGCATCTGGCGTCAGGCTAAATGGGTTCGGGAGGGTCTCTTCGCGCTTGTGCGCCTCATCCAGCTTATGGTTATAACCACCGAGGTTACGCACACCAAGCTTACTCATTAATTTATAACGGCGCTCCATCTCAGCGACCGTCCAATTTAATGCATGCCCGGCTTGCCGCATATCGGTCACCACCGGACATAACAGATGCGGCACGCCATCATAAACACTCATCTCAAGCATCTTCGGATCGATCAAAATCATCCTAACCTGCTCAGCCGTTGCTTTATATAGCAACGATAAAATCATCGCGTTAATTCCGACGGATTTACCCGACCCAGTCGTGCCGGCTACCAGCAGATGCGGCATTTTGGCTAAATCAGCAACGATAGGCTTGCCGCTAATATCTTTACCCAGTGCAATCGTCAGCGCTGAAGTAGCGGCAGCATACGCTTCAGAACCTAAAATTTCAGATAAACGGACGGTTTGGCGACGTAAATTGGGCAATTCAAGGCCCATATAATTTTTGCCCGGAATGGTCTCCACGACGCGAATTGACACCAACGAAAGCGAACGCGCTAAATCCTTTGCTAGGTTAACAACCTGACTCCCCTTAACACCCACCGCCGGCTCGACTTCATAGCGTGTGATCACAGGTCCCGGATAAGCCGCAATCACGACGACGTCAACGCCAAAGTCTTTTAATTTTTTTTCGATCAAACGTGAAGTAAATTCAAGGGTGTCCGCCGAGATCGTTTCTTGCACAGCTGACGGCGCATCAAGTAACGCAAGCGGCGGCAAAATGCTATCAGGCAAATCATGAAAAAGCGCTTGCTGCTTTTCTTTTTCAATCCGCTCGGATTTCACCACCGGGTTGACTGCCTGCACAATCCGCACCGGCTCATGTTCTTCAACTCGCACGCGATCTTGCTCAAGCCTGCCTTCACGGCGGACTGCAGCAACCTCGCCTACTTTTCGATCACGGCGCGCTTCATAGCGCATTTTAATGAACCTCAGCGCAGCGATAATCCCATCCCCAATACGCTCAACTGCATTTAACCAAGAAAAGCGAAAAAATAGCGAGCCCCCAATCGCCAACAGCAGCAAAAGCGCCAGCGTACCGCCCGTGAAGCCCAGAGCATGCAAGACTTGCGCCGCTACCGCATCCCCCAGCACACCGCCAGGCACACGCGGCAAGTTAGCGGATAAGGACCAGAGCCGCATTGACTCAAGCCCAACGCTAGCAATTAAGATTAACGCGAAAGAAAATAATTCAAGCAGCCAGCCCCCCTCCGGCAAGGGCGCATGCAATTGCTGCGTTGTTGCCGAGGGCTTTTGGCTGAGCTCAGGCTGCCCCGGAGCGCGTGCTATGCGCCAGTAACCCAAGACCACCCGACGCCCAAACAATACCACCCACCAATAAGCTGAAAAGCCGAAGAACAAGAGCAAAATATCCGCCATCCATGCCCCTACGCGCCCTCCCCAATTAGCAATATGGTTAGCCTGCACAGCATGGGTCCAGCTTGGATCCAATGGACTATAGCTAATCAGCGCCATCAACAGCAAAAATACACACGCAAGCTGCAGCAGCCAGCGAATTTCAATAACCAGGTGAGAGATCCGGCGCGGCAACGCCTGTGCACTATAAGAAAAAGAAGATTTCGCCATGAGCCAATATTTACTATTTCCAGCTTAAGAAGTCAACGCCAAGAGATTAAGGCCGTTTAGACTGAAAACGGGCGCGCGCAGAGGCTGAAATTAATCCGCAACGCAACACTATGCGGTTATAAATACGCACAATCGCATAAGCTGACACGCTTAAACAAACATATAATATGCTATTTGGCGCTCAAACTCTAAATTTTCCGTCCTCGATATGCGATCCACAAAACATGCAAAAGTTCTTATTCTAGGTTCTGGCCCAGCCGGCTATACGGCAGCCATCTATGCAGCGCGCGCAAACTTGTCGCCGATGCTCATTACCGGCCTTGCCCAAGGCGGCCAGTTAATGACCACCACGGAAGTCGAGAACTGGCCTGCCGATGCCGAAGGTTTACAAGGCCCAGCATTAATGGAGCGTTTTCTTGAGCACGCGCAACGCTTTAATACAGAGATAGTATTTGACTATATCCACACAGCAAAGCTTGATGAACGGCCACTGCGCCTGCTGGGCGAGGCAAGCGAGTACACCTGTGATGCATTGATTATCGCCACCGGCGCTTCTGCGCAATATCTTGGCTTGCCGTCTGAAGAAGCCTTTATGGGCAAAGGCGTCTCTGCGTGCGCGACCTGTGATGGATTTTTCTATAAACAACAAGAAGTGGCGGTCATTGGAGGCGGCAACACGGCTGTCGAAGAGGCGTTATACCTGACGCAAATCGCTAAAAAAGTGACCGTTATTCATCGCCGCAACACTTTTCGGGCTGAACCTATTTTGGTGGACCGATTACTCGCAAAAGAAAAGGCTGGCGTAGTCGAAATCAAATGGGATCATGTGCTAGATGAAGTGCAAGGCGATGCTACAGGTGTCACAGGCATTCGGGTTAAGCACACGCAAACCCATCAAATAACCGACCTCCCCTTACACGGCGTATTTATCGCCATTGGCCATAAACCGAATACCGATCTCTTCACCGGGCAACTTGAGATGAAAAATGGTTATATCAGCACCCGTGCTGGGCTCGTCGGCAATGCAACCGCAACCAGTATAGAGGGCGTCTTCGCTGCCGGTGATGTACAAGATTCGATTTACCGACAAGCCATTACCAGTGCCGGCACAGGTTGTATGGCTGCGCTCGATGCCCAACGCTACCTCGAAAGCTTAGCGCTGAGCTGATCAATCAGTGCGTCAAGCACTTCCTCTCTAATCTCGACCGTGCAGGCCACCTAAAATGGCCTGCCAAGTCAAGCGAAATACTATTTCTTCATCCACACAAAATAAGCCCCACTCCTGCCCCTAAACAGCGCATTACTGGCTTAAGGCTGCGATCGATAAACATAGCTACAGCGATGAGTGAGCAATAAATATAAAAAATCCATTAATACCCGCTGCCCGCCCACCCAATTTATAACTTTTGGCGTATATCAAAACCAAAGCCGAGCGTATACAGTAGATTAAATCATCCATTCACTGAGTTCTTAAAAGATTCTCATGGCGAATTTAATCAGTACGCCCCGCTCCCATGCCGATGAAGCCTGGAAGAGCGCATTAGATGTCTACTTTCGAGAGTTCATGCAATTTTTCTATCAGGAAATTGCGGCTCAAATTGCCTGGGACGCTCAGTATCAAACGTTGGATAAGGAGCTGCAAAGCCTGAGCGTAAAAAGCCAAGTGGGTAAAAAGCTCGTAGATAAATTGCTTAGAGTGCGCTTAAAAAGTGGGGCAACCTGCTTCGTGCTATTACATGTCGAGTTTCAGGGCCACTATGAGGTTGACTTTGCGCAGCGGCTTTTTGAATATTTTTACCGCTTATATGATCGTTACCGACAGCCGGTCCTCACGATGGCGGTTTTAACCGATGAGCGCTGTAACTGGCGCCCTAAAAGCTATCCGATGCAAGTCTGCGGTCATAAAGTGAACCATTTTCGCTTTCTAACCAGCAAACTCATCGACTATCGAGCGCAACGCGCCACTTTATTAGAGCACTCTAACCCATTTGGCACGATCGTGGCTGCGCATCTTGCGGCGTTGGAGACGCGTAGTGATCCCAATGCACGTTACCAGCATAAATTTGCGTTAATGCGGCAGTTATATCAAAAAGGGTTAACGCGAGAAGCGATTTTCAATCTGTGTCATTTTATCGAAGGGGTATTGACATTACCTAAAGAGTTTTAAATTATCTACAATAGTTCAATTAAACAACTTGAAGGAGAACGTAACATGCCGTATATGATAAGTTTCGAGCGCATTGGCAGAGAACAGGGTAGAAAGCAGGGCCTTGCAGAAGGTGTGCAACGAGGCCAATCTACGTTGTTAAAAACTCTGTTAGAAAACAAATTTGGTTTGTTGGCTGAGCCATATCAGCAACGGCTGAATAAAGCCAATGTAGATACCTTACAGCAGTGGGGTAAACGCACTCTCATCGCTCAAACGCTTGATGAAGTTTTTTAAAATGATTTGTTTGGCGCATCTGTTGCCAACAATCTATTCGCGCCGATGATGAAAATGATGCAAGTCAGAAGGCAAACTAAAATTTTTAATCGGCGCCAATTAATCGCAGATAGCATAATTGTTCATAGTACTTCGCTAAAGCCCGAAGTGATCGGATAACGCCAGTCGCGCCCAAAGGCGCGCGCAGTAATGCGCGGGCCGATCGGCGCTTGACGCCGTTTGTATTCGTTTTGTTTAATCAGCCGCGTGATGCGCGCAACGTCTGCTGGCTCAAATCCAGCGGCCACAATGTCAGCACCTGAATGGCCTGCTTCCATATATAGCTGCATAATCGCGTCTAAAATTTCGTAAGGAGGCAGGCTGTCTTGATCAATTTGATTCGGCCGCAACTCAGCAGAAGGCGCACGCGTTAGAATGCGCTCAGGAATAATTTGCTTAAACGCAAAAGCGTCGCTGGTGTTCCGGTAATGGCACAGCCGGTAGACTAAAGTCTTGGCAATATCTTTAAGCACAGCGAAACCGCCTGCCATATCGCCATATAACGTGCAATACCCGACAGCCATTTCACTCTTATTACCTGTAGTGAGCACAAGCCAGCCTAATTTATTCGATAGCGCCATCAATAAGGTACCGCGGATGCGGGCCTGAATATTTTCTTCTGTCGTATCTGCGGCTAATCCATCAAAGACCTGAGCAAGCGATAAACGAAACGCTTCAAATGCGGGAGTGATTGCAATTTCGTCATAGCGAACCTTGAGACGGCCCACCATCTCACGCGCATCGATCACTGAAATCTCAGCGGTGTAGGGTGATGGCATCATCACTGCGCGGACACGTTCTGACCCGAGTGCATCGCATGCAATGGCCAATACCAGTGCCGAATCGACGCCGCCTGACAGTCCAATCAGTACGCCCGGGAAACCGTTTTTTTCTACATAATCACGCACACCCAGTACCAGTGCGGCATAGACTTGCGCCTCGAGAGAAGATTCCGGCGCAATTTTGCTAGGTTGGGGCGTTATTCCATCAAACTCAACCAACGCAACACCGGCTTCAAATTGCGGCATCCGAGCGACACACTCCCCTTGCGCATTACAGACAAAAGAGCCCCCATCAAACACCAGCTCATCTTGCGCCCCAGCATAGTTTACGTAAACCAATGGCAACCCGCTTTCTCGGATGCGCGCGCGCACTATTTCTAGGCGCAAATTATCCTTGCCAAGGTGATAGGGCGAACCATTTGGAACCAGCAAAAGCTGTGCGCCTGCAGTTTTCGCTTGTTGTACTGCAGTCGGATACCAAATATCTTCACAAATCAGGACTGCGCAGCGTACACCCTCTAGTTCAAAAACGTAAGGCTTTGGGTCTGTCGCAAAATAGCGTCTTTCGTCAAACACCTCGGTATTGGGCAACTCTTGTTTGAAGTATGTGCCAAGCACGCGACCTTCTCGTAAAACCGAAACCGCATTAAATGTATCGCTTGGCGGCACGTTGGATTTAAGCGGCCGGTTTTCATGCGCATTCATCCGATAGGGATGGCCCACTACGACGTGCAACCCTTCGAAGGCGCTTAATTCAGAGGCAAGTTGCGCTAGCGCCGCCGCGCTAGCGGCGTAAAATGATGGACGCAACAATAAATCTTCAGGCGGATAGCCAGATAAGGCCAGCTCTGGCATGATGACTAAATGAGCGCCCTGCTGATAAGCATCACGCGCAGCCGCAACCATGATTTTTAGATTACCAACGAAATCACCAACCGTTACATTGATTTGAGCAAGGGCAATACGCATTTTTATTTTTCTTTAGAATAGACTATCTCACCTTGCTAGCTCATGCCTCGATGTCTTGCGGGTTAGCTTGCATTCAATTTTACTTTGGCACATCTTGACCTGGTGCGGGCGCATCGACCGGGGGCAAAGCCGCTTTGCCCGCATTGGCGCCAGCAGATGCAGGCGCCGGCGTAATTACGCCTTCCAAG
The Mycoavidus cysteinexigens genome window above contains:
- a CDS encoding DNA translocase FtsK translates to MAKSSFSYSAQALPRRISHLVIEIRWLLQLACVFLLLMALISYSPLDPSWTHAVQANHIANWGGRVGAWMADILLLFFGFSAYWWVVLFGRRVVLGYWRIARAPGQPELSQKPSATTQQLHAPLPEGGWLLELFSFALILIASVGLESMRLWSLSANLPRVPGGVLGDAVAAQVLHALGFTGGTLALLLLLAIGGSLFFRFSWLNAVERIGDGIIAALRFIKMRYEARRDRKVGEVAAVRREGRLEQDRVRVEEHEPVRIVQAVNPVVKSERIEKEKQQALFHDLPDSILPPLALLDAPSAVQETISADTLEFTSRLIEKKLKDFGVDVVVIAAYPGPVITRYEVEPAVGVKGSQVVNLAKDLARSLSLVSIRVVETIPGKNYMGLELPNLRRQTVRLSEILGSEAYAAATSALTIALGKDISGKPIVADLAKMPHLLVAGTTGSGKSVGINAMILSLLYKATAEQVRMILIDPKMLEMSVYDGVPHLLCPVVTDMRQAGHALNWTVAEMERRYKLMSKLGVRNLGGYNHKLDEAHKREETLPNPFSLTPDAPEPLERLPHIVVVIDELADLMMVVGKKVEELIARIAQKARAAGIHLILATQRPSVDVITGLIKANVPTRMAFQVSSKIDSRTILDQQGAESLLGMGDMLYLPPGTGLPVRVHGAFVADDEVHRVVEKLKGQGEPNYIEGILEGGVNNEMDEETGSLNGGGQSAEADPLYDQAVEIVIKHRRASISLVQRHLRIGYNRAARLLEQMEQAGLISTMSANGNREILVPNRDSN
- the trxB gene encoding thioredoxin-disulfide reductase, with translation MRSTKHAKVLILGSGPAGYTAAIYAARANLSPMLITGLAQGGQLMTTTEVENWPADAEGLQGPALMERFLEHAQRFNTEIVFDYIHTAKLDERPLRLLGEASEYTCDALIIATGASAQYLGLPSEEAFMGKGVSACATCDGFFYKQQEVAVIGGGNTAVEEALYLTQIAKKVTVIHRRNTFRAEPILVDRLLAKEKAGVVEIKWDHVLDEVQGDATGVTGIRVKHTQTHQITDLPLHGVFIAIGHKPNTDLFTGQLEMKNGYISTRAGLVGNATATSIEGVFAAGDVQDSIYRQAITSAGTGCMAALDAQRYLESLALS
- a CDS encoding NAD+ synthase; the encoded protein is MKMRIALAQINVTVGDFVGNLKIMVAAARDAYQQGAHLVIMPELALSGYPPEDLLLRPSFYAASAAALAQLASELSAFEGLHVVVGHPYRMNAHENRPLKSNVPPSDTFNAVSVLREGRVLGTYFKQELPNTEVFDERRYFATDPKPYVFELEGVRCAVLICEDIWYPTAVQQAKTAGAQLLLVPNGSPYHLGKDNLRLEIVRARIRESGLPLVYVNYAGAQDELVFDGGSFVCNAQGECVARMPQFEAGVALVEFDGITPQPSKIAPESSLEAQVYAALVLGVRDYVEKNGFPGVLIGLSGGVDSALVLAIACDALGSERVRAVMMPSPYTAEISVIDAREMVGRLKVRYDEIAITPAFEAFRLSLAQVFDGLAADTTEENIQARIRGTLLMALSNKLGWLVLTTGNKSEMAVGYCTLYGDMAGGFAVLKDIAKTLVYRLCHYRNTSDAFAFKQIIPERILTRAPSAELRPNQIDQDSLPPYEILDAIMQLYMEAGHSGADIVAAGFEPADVARITRLIKQNEYKRRQAPIGPRITARAFGRDWRYPITSGFSEVL